The genomic region CGGTATTAGCAAAGCAAGGTGGAGCAAAAGCAAGAAAATATGATGAAATTGATGCTGCACCAGAAGAAAAAGCAAGAGGTATTACAATTAATATTGCCCATGTTGATTATGAAACTGAAGCAAGACATTATGGACATATTGATGCTCCTGGGCATGCTGATTATGTAAAAAATATGATTACGGGTGCAAAACAGATGGATGGAGCAATTTTAGTTGTTGCTGCAACTGATGGCGCAATGCCCCAAACTAATGAGCATGTTTTATTGGCTAAAAATGTGGGAATTAAAAAATTAGTTGTTTATTTAAATAAAGTTGATTTACTTGATGATCCTGATATGTTAATCTTAGCAGAAGAAGATATTAGAGAATTATTAACTAAACATGGCTTTGATGGTGGCAATACACCAATTATTGAAGGTTCAGCATTAAAAGCATTAAATGGTGATCCCGAACAAGAAGCAAAAATTCTTGAATTAATGAAAGCTGTTGATGAATATATTCCAACGCCAGAGCGAGATTTAGATAAGCCATTTATGATGTCAGTTGGAAGTGTTGTGAGTGTTCCAGGTCGTGGAACAGTTGCTACTGGTCTTGTTGATCGGGGAATATTAAAACCTGGTGAAGCGGTAGAAATTGTTGGGTTTGGTGATAAGGTAATTAAAAGTATTGCTACAAGTATTGAAACTGGTCACAAAACGCTAGATGAAGCTAGAGCTGGTGATAATGTTGGAATCTTATTACGAGGTGTTGAAAAAGATGCCGTACGAAGAGGACAAGTTTTATGTAAACCAGGAACAGTTACGCCTCATAGTAAATTTCAAGCAGAAATTTACTTATTGACAAAAGCTGAAGGTGGTCGTCATACGGCAACTAAAAGTAATTATCAACCACAATTTTACTTACATTCTTCAGATGTAACAGGAACAGTTACCTTACCTGCTGGTGTTGACTTTGTAATGCCTGGTGATAATACTGAAATAACTGTTGAGTTAAATACTAAAGTTGCTTTAGAAGAAGGAACACAATTTGCTATTCGTGAAGGTGGTAAAACCGTAGCTTCAGGAATAATTAATAAGATTTTAGAATAAAAATTTTAAAAATAAAAAGCAAAGAAAAAGTTATCTATTTAAAA from Spiroplasma endosymbiont of Lonchoptera lutea harbors:
- the tuf gene encoding elongation factor Tu; its protein translation is MAKEAFSRSKPHVNIGTIGHVDHGKTTLTAAITSVLAKQGGAKARKYDEIDAAPEEKARGITINIAHVDYETEARHYGHIDAPGHADYVKNMITGAKQMDGAILVVAATDGAMPQTNEHVLLAKNVGIKKLVVYLNKVDLLDDPDMLILAEEDIRELLTKHGFDGGNTPIIEGSALKALNGDPEQEAKILELMKAVDEYIPTPERDLDKPFMMSVGSVVSVPGRGTVATGLVDRGILKPGEAVEIVGFGDKVIKSIATSIETGHKTLDEARAGDNVGILLRGVEKDAVRRGQVLCKPGTVTPHSKFQAEIYLLTKAEGGRHTATKSNYQPQFYLHSSDVTGTVTLPAGVDFVMPGDNTEITVELNTKVALEEGTQFAIREGGKTVASGIINKILE